A window of Chaetodon trifascialis isolate fChaTrf1 chromosome 3, fChaTrf1.hap1, whole genome shotgun sequence genomic DNA:
ACTGGCTATAAACTAGAAGTTGGCTGATGGGGCTTATGATATAATATGACAAACTACACACACCTTCTGCTATAATAGGTCATAATAGTATCATTAGTTATCATTGTTTACACACTGTGATTAAATATTCCATAATGGCTTACTTCatataatccatccatccatccattgtctataccgcctatccctttcgggtttgcgggggactggagcctatcccagctacgtGACGGCTGGTgaccctgaaccggtcaccagccgattgcagggccacatgcaaggacaaacaaacattcacactcacactcacacctatggacaatttagagtcatcaatcaacctaatgagcatgtttttggtctgtgggaggaagctggggTACCTGGAGggagcccacgcatgcacgggaagagcATGCGGGCTTCGCACAGGggggccccgcctgacctggggatcgaactggcaaccttcttgctgtgaggcacgcacactacctgctgcgccaccatgcagcccctTCCTATAATCAGTTTTtagaataataacaataataataacgtGAAAGGGATCAACCCtcaatctgcagctcccctcagcttttATGTTGACTTTCAGCTGATCGTTTAGGTGTCAGTCTACAACTTTTCTGCTTTGGTTTCACAGTGCCAAAAGTGTGAGTCAGTTTGATTCCACTGTGATGTCAAAAGGCTGCACAAATTTCCCCGTGTTTTGATGTAAAAATAACGCACAATGAGTGAGATGTGTGGGAGTAAGAGAAAGTTGAAGAGAGACTTTTAAGAGAGACtttctgtcatgtctgtctagtctctgtattattttgagcacatttcatgtcttgtccttcctgttttatttttgttatcattaattttgtgtttctgttttaggtTCACTTCCTGCACGCCCTTCCCCTGTCTCATCacacctgctccctgattgTCCTCCCCACCTGTTTTCCATCTCCCCTGATTACCTCTTGTATtttaccctgtgtgtctcacagtctcGTCGCCAGTTCGTTGCACTTCACAGTCCTCGTTCCAGCGTTTGTAGTCATAGTCTGTTTTGTGTACGGCCTCGTTTTTGCCTTCGACCTTGCCTTTGCCTCTTGTTTTTTGGATACCTCTGCTTGTCTGATTGATCACCCGTGTACCGAACCCTGTCCGGTGTTAAACCTGCCTTTTGCTCTAGCCAGATCTGTGTTGTGCAGTTGTGTCCACCAGTTCTGTGTTCAGGGGAGTTCTTGACACTTTCCGGCTCCTCTCCACTCTGACactgatgtcacccactcacGCTCTGAGCATGAAAGTCTGACAGAGGCTGGAAATGACATGAAGCTTAAAACTGcgatgtgtaaaaaaaaaaaatatcaacaacataaaaaagttaaataaatgCAAGAAGGTCCAAAGTGTTGTGAATGTTTGAGTTTCTAGTTGATTGTATGAATGAGTAGACAAGAGTTGGAAAAGCCTGAAAAAGTGTGACAATCTGACCATTTTGATGTAGATGATTTCCTGGAAAACCTTGAATATTTcagaaaatatgagaaaatgaATAGCAATAATGTCCAAATTGAGGATTTTAATGTTTCTTCATTGAAAAATGTGAACGGAGTTAAGTTGTACAAAACATGATGGAACAAGCAATTTCATGTGAAGAAGAACATATTTACTCACTTTCCACCTCTAAGAGAAATCTGACCACCTGAGGAATCTAAGTGTAATATTTACTCAGGTTTTAGCTGCGTTGCTGTTTTGGTCTCAAACTCATgtgaaaaatatctggctcttaaaTTTGCCTGTTGGAACTGGCCTGTATTCCTGCCAGATGGTGAGACTCTGGAGAGATTATCCATCTGCAGACCAGAGAATAAAGAGAGATAAAAGGAGATAAAGAGGCAGCAAGACAAAGAGAGGCGCTTCTCTGCTGCCATTCtcattttttccacattcatgTGAGTCATGACACTATTAGGAACAAACCCTTTCCTCACATGAACATTATTGTGCCACAACTTCTCACACAAACCAAAGCTGCACGATTAAAATGAACACCAAAGCACACCGAGGCTGATGCAGGCATGATGATGTGATGAGGCCGCAGATGAAAGATAAGGCTCGTTCATTGTTTCTTCAATAACTCTTTGAGTTGTTTGTCAATCTTTTCATTGATTGTGCTATTTCAGCCTTTGTCAATAAAGCATCACACTACTCACAGATATGCACCTCTCTTACAGTGCTCTATTCTTTCTACTCTATTTTTAACTTCCTCTTATCGCTCTTAATCAGAGGGTTTGTTTTCCATCTTATATTGAccttctttttattctttatgctcactctgtctttttcatgtgaaacaCTTGGTGCATGTCGATTTCGTTGCAACACAAATCCAGTTTATTAATTAGCATGAGTATCATTCATTCCTAAGATCATTCACTTACTAATCTCTTGCTCTACAAGTCTGCATCCTTGCAGGCTGGGACCTCTCCGATGCTTCGCGGCTCTGTGTGATGAAACGCTGAAGATGCAGCCGCAGCCTTGCGCAATGGCAGGCCTTTGCCGGGTGGGCTTTTCACCGGCTGACAGCTGGATCAGGCAGAAGCAGCGATGCTCAAACATAAGATTAAGCGTGAACCCAGGAGGGCTTTGCAGGCGGCCACTCCCTTTTGACTGATGCTGTGAACGCGGGCAGAGACGCTGCAGACGAGGCTGCGCTGCACTTTGTCCCATCTGCGCGAAACTCTCCCAAAACTTCAATCATTGGAGCGTTTTGCACGAGTCATCAGGTGACAGCGACTGACAGGTAGGCTGTCAGCACCTTTAAAGCCAGTTTTGACCTTTTGTAGCTCATCAGGCGGTGCACAAACTGCATTGAGCGGTTCATATGTGCTTGGTTTACTTAAAGTTTAGAGCGCTGAgcacttgaaaaaaaaatctttataaACTGACAGATTAATTTCTAACACAGTTAAGATTATTTagccaaaaacagaaaactgttttAGTCTGTTTCTTGGATGCGGCCTATGACATTCAGTCTTCATactgacagaaacaaatcacattttacagcaatTACTATGTTAACTAATCTGATTTCTCCAATTAGTTTAAACAAGCTAACTCACCAGAAGAGAGCAGGAAAACCcagcaaaacattaaaaaatgaaaaaagacctGCAACATTTATGATTTCTCAATGTAGGTGGGATGATGTGGTGATGGCGCCTTATCATTGAGCTCATAGACATAATATGGACACTATTTGAATGTTTCAGGATTATGATCCCTCATGCAGCAGAGGTACAGTGGAAATTGGACAAACCTTTATGTTGATGTTCCTACTTCAGTCACACCAACACTGCCTTGGGccccctgttttgttttgttgtatttgttgtgtttctgtcggGTCTTTGTGCCCCCTGCTCTTTGTATGCTTATGGTTGGAGgtggtttgtttttgtattgtaaagataaaatcataataaaaacttaagtcataaaaaaaaagaacattgaaAGAAATCTTTTATTATTCAGGTTTACCAACATCCAGCATTTGAGACCACAGTgtgcaaaacacatttcagatgtgCAGACAAAGCATGTGGAATAGAAATGACTGTTGGCCcgtttttatctttttgtttgGTATGAAGAGAAATTGAATGCGGCCTCTTCGGTCATGAACATACGATGAAGCTGAGAAGTTTTGTTCCATACTATAAAATGTTCCTTATCTTAAATTTAAGTTCCCTGAGGTTGCCAGCACGGTTCACCATAAGCAAAGGTAACACTACACTCAGCCGTCACTCTTACAGGCAGCGCTCCATAACTAAACGCTTCCTGGTTCAGACCAAAACGTGTCCCCTGAAAGCTCACCTCAAATATCTGGACTCCTTCGGTCTCTTTCATTCACTGATCAGGCagtttgtgatttatttttccatcGCTTTGGCTCACAGCTGACCTTCAGCGTGCAGAAGTCTTAATGCAAAGAGCCAAACATGCTTAATCCGCCTCATATTACACACATCTCACAATCATTGCAACACGAGTCTGAAGACATTTCTGCAGCATTTCAACATAATTGCTAATTACTTCCCCACCACTGCCAAACCACTCCTGGCTGCCAGAGGGTTGCATTGTATTCTAACTTGCTGTCCATCGGCTCACCCTGTTTTATATGATTAAACTTAATAAAATGTGGTTtcctgaatgaaaacaaacataacGGATAAAGTGAACTGCTGCTGCGTTCATTAGTTTAATATACACATGCTGCAACTGCTGTACAACAGTTTCCccccaaataaataaagttctcttattttaaaatgtaacaaCAGTTAAAATTTCATACCTACTGCTGTGATGCTCTGATAAATTTGCTGCGCCATGTGGttcaaaatgaattatttatcaTCTCTTTTCTCAGAGCTGCAGTTAAACCTACAACAGGCTTCCCTTTCTTTGCCAAGAGAGCTCTTGGTTTACTGAACTTGGACACCAGCATTTTTCAACAATGGGGTATTTCACAGCGtttaaaaaatgacttcattGCGTACACTGATGTGCCATTTTTTACCTTCTAATGTCTTCCTGCAGATGCCTTCAGAAGATGAAAAGTGGCTTGAAATGTGTGCTTTGCGTTCCTATTGTGCTCTGCGTTCTCTACTCTACGGCCCCGTCTTTGAGGTGAATACCAAAACAAGTTCATGTTTAAGAATTAAGAGATGTGACCTGCGCTCAGTTGCCTTTTTCTAATTTAAGGTACACCAAgctaaaaatgctgcattctGATAGGAGAGTGCAACAATAAAGCCTCCATGAAGGTCACAATGTCCAACTGTTTTAGAGAGCTGTTGGTACaactttaagataagataaggcttTATATTTTCCACGCAAAttcatgttacagcagcagaataaacaaggagaggaagaaaaacagagcaagtgaaaaaaaagacaatcaaGAAGATGCTGAATAAAATCAACTTACTTAGCTAAAGCTAGCTGTTCCTAATAAATCGGCAACTAAGTGTAGATCCATTCATATCAATATATTTCTATTATATTCTGCTGTCAGACTTTTAAGAGGCATCCTACCGATGGACAAATGCCCGGTGGATAGTGGAGCGATGCTGTCGGTGGAAAACAGCGTGGATGCCAGGCTCGATCTGGGGTGAGACCATTAAGACTTCAGGTTCTGTCTGTGCACGGTCATGTTCTCCTTTTAGTCACCACACGAGGCTCTTTCTTCCTGAGTAATtcctattattatttttaagaaTGCAGCTTTTATGTGTCAGTGTAATTATAATTTTTGACCACAGAGGAATCAACTTAATTCACAAGGAAAATGCTACATTCTGATACatctgcagcacagctggaaaCTGAAGCCTACTGATGCTGATACTGAAGATTTCCTCGCTCTTGGCAGTCATTGTCTGAACCTGATGCAGGTGTTTTGAACTTTAAAGTCTTCTTCTACTTCAGGTCAAGAGCTGATGTGCAAACTTGCACACCGTGGAAAGCTCCCATCGTGTGGGACGGCATGTTTGACCCCGATCTTTACGACCAGATGCACGAGAGTGAGGGATCCtctgtggctctcacggtgTTCGCTGTGGGCAGGTTTGTCTCCACATTCATATTTTAAGTGTTTGGACAAACACCTGAACACatcctgttgtgttcagtgCACTAATGTTGAACTGTGGTAACTGTTAAGATGGAAAAATGACACATGACATTGCTCTTGCCTCCTCTTCTTGCTTCCTCTTCCACCAAAGGTACCTGGATGCTTACCTGCAGGCCTTCCTGAACTCATCAGAGCGGCACTTTATGTTGGGTTTGCCCGTCACTTATTATGTGTTTACGGACGAGCCAGAGAAGATTCCAGAGATCCAGCTCGCTCCTCAGCGAAGCATGAAGGTTGTCAAAGTGGAGAGGCACTCCAGGTGGCAAGACATCTCCATGATGCGAATGAAAACGATATCAGAGGTCATCGAGTCGGACATTCGCCACAGCTGCACGCACGTCTTCTGCTTTGACGTGGACCAGGTGTTTGCTGGGAGATTTGGCTCGGAGGCTCTGGGAGATTCCGTGGCTCTGCTCCACGCTCACTACTACCACCTTCCAAAGGTGATGTTTACCTATGACCGCAACCCAAACTCCAAGGCGTACATGAAAAGCGGGGATTTTTACTACCATGCTGCTGTCTTTGGAGGCTCGTGGAAGAGCGTGAAGGCCCTGACTGAGGCCTGCTATCAGAGCATCATggaggacaaacacaacaaTGTGGAGGCTCTGTGGCACGATGAGAGTCACCTCAACAAGTACATGTGGCTTCATAAACCAAGCAGGGTGCTCTCCCCGGAGTACTGCTGGGACACCAGCATCGGCAACAGGAGTGACATACGAGTCACACGGCTACTGTGGGCGCCAAAACATTATAACACACTCCGCACAGGTTAGCCTGTTTTGGAATGAAGGTGCAATATGGCCAAGTGCAAGATCCAAACTGTGGGAGCTGTAACTTTTTGAAAAGGTAGGTGCACCTGATTGGGGCCATGAAGTGCTTAAAAGCTCcagtgccagcagcagcagaagagggGCTTTTAGCTGCTGGTCTGCCTCTCAGTCTGGGACTTTGTGTTACgactttgtgtttttcattagcCTTGATTTACTGTTGTGGTCGTTTGTGTCTTTTGAGCTTGAGTTGGGTCCTTCTCAGTCATTTTGAACTAGGTGGGACAAAGAGGAATTCTTTGGGTTTGATTGACGTCAAAACTGAGTGTTCGTTTGCTTTGCAGTTTGCACTCGTGATTATGACTTTGCTGAACAGCATGCATGTTTTGCTGCATATTTATAATTACTGTTAATTTGCTTCTTATATCATCCTTTCACAAATGTAAGGCAGATGTTGTCTGCTGGTTATTGTTATTCATTTACTATCCTTGTTCCACCAATTTAGAGGATGGGAGGAAGTTTCTGCAAGGTAACTCATCCTTTAATAATGGCCACTCATGATGAGCTTAAAAGTCTGAGGAGTGGCCAAGCCAGTGTTACGGCTACTGCTGGCAGAGAGGTACCCAGCAAAACCATGACCAGGTGATGGCTATCAAGCCAAGGCAACAGCCTAATTTAAACTCTCCAACTAGCAGAGCACTGCcctgatatactgtatataataaaCTGTGATGAAACCAGTTTAATCTTGTTTAAACTTCATCTGAATTTGACATTTGAATAAACTGGAAAATGACTGTTGAATTTGAACTTTCTTTTCGTAAGTGTGGTCAGTGCGCAGCAGCACCCAGTAGGTGGAGCTAAGTGTTTGTATGTTGAGGCTACTGTCCAACATCATGTGTTTGAGGGCTGACTgcgtttttctcctttttattaaGATCTACTCACAGTTCATGTTTGTTGCTTGCTTGCGGAGCTGAGCTGGTTAGTCTTTAGTTCTGCCCTGAGGTTTATGCTGGAAGCAGTGAGCGTGTTTTTCTTGTTCAGTGTTGTATTTTGGCTTTGTCcgttttattttcttcctccttccacTTGAGTTACAGAGTCCACTTGATAATGCGCTCAATTATGCCCACCTATTAACATTTATTATTGATTGGCGATACAGGGATGCCTTTGAATGGAAGCAGGCTGTCAATTAACTTATTGATTGGAATATAAAGGGGCTAAATCATCCTGTTAGATGTACCAGGTGGTTGCCCACCTTAAGGATTTAAAACAGGTACAGTCTTCCTCACTGAGACTCACATGTGCAGTTCAGAATATATTACTCTGAGGTGGGCTTGGGTTGACAGatatttgtcatgttttcagcgTAAGGCCGAGGGGGGCAGTGCTTTTGATTTGCAAGTCAGTACCACTGAAATCATTTCAGATCCTAACGTATGCTTTGCTATTGTGAAGAAATTTGTCATCTCTTCCACCTGCAGACATCCACCAGCTGATCTTATGTGGGAATTTGAACTGTGTGATTAACCCTTTGCTGGATCAGTCTTTTGATAGAGTGACTACTAAATCAGAGTCATGTGCGATGTCTCACCCATAGTGATCTCTGGATCCGACTCAGAatattctttcttttcattcatccaACATCGGAAATGCAGAATCTGATTATACGCAGATTATGTCCTTCTCTATGTATCTGATCCTCTCATTTCATCAGCGCTCCTAAAGAAGTTGGTACATTCTTGGGCTATAAACTCAACCTTGATCAAAGGGAGCCCTGACCATCGACTACTGCTGCTAGCCAAACTTCTTGTATAAGTAACTTATAACTAACTTATAACTTATTTGTACATGAGACAGTGTTGCTAAGTTGGTGTTTTTATCTGGGAGGGTCCATATTTTTATTGTGCTCTGTCCGTATGGAGTTTAAAAAActgaaagggaagaaaaagacaGCGATAGGGAAATTCTTCTGTGATTTTGTTTATTAATTTAAATTACTTACAAATATAATTCTCTCTGTACAGTATAAATATGCTGCAGATAGACAGAAAATCTCAACAGCACGTACTGTCTGAGCTGAGGGTGGCCGGGTCAGCTGAGCGGCTCTGAGCGGAGGTCAGATTCAGGTAGCCCATCTCTGCTGATCGAGACAGGGGCCCAGAGATGAGGCAGTGAGGGGAAGAAGTCACGTCTGTCTGCTTGTGCTGAGTATTGTCCAACACACCCTGAATTTCTGACGGCTCAGGCATCATCACACTAGGGACCCGGTCAAAGTTCACAGACATTTACTTGTTTTATTTAGCAAGCAAACAGGTTGTGCTGAAGTTCTTAACCAGGATCAGACCTACCTAGAAGTTGGTGCAGGGAGGGATGTAAAAACCTGAGCAGGATGAGATATTTTCTTCAGTTCctaaaacaacagcagcaaaaatatGTTAGATTAATAAtacatatctttttttttttaaaatggtTCTCTTTGGTTCTCTGGTAACATGGGTCCATCAGTATTTGTCAGTCAAACACTTTGGTCTAGAGTTAAATTAGTGGATGGCTAGCCATGAAATTcatggtacagacattcatggttcccagaggatgaatcccagtAACGTTTGTGATCCTCTTACTTTTCAACTAATGCCACCAGCGGGTTGacgtgttttttcttttttacgaaatgtctcaacaactgtcGGATGATGACCAAATACCTGTAAAACTAATGAgattcccatcagtctcagctgtgttgtgctaaatgttagcatactaGCAGGCTAAACTAAgttggtgaacatggtaaacattatacctgctaaacatcagtaCGATAGCAATGCCATTATGAatacgttagcatgctgacattagcattaagTTCAAAGCAATGCTGACACTGctgcatggctgtagacttagTCTTATTAATCCATCCAACAACTTTgttttctggtgtctgtgaggCATTACACTTTAACAAGGTTGCTAGCATGACTGCAGACTTTCAGTTGTGTCCCTAGTTAGGAAGGCAGTTGATGTATAAAAGCTTTACAAGGGCCAAACTACAACAATAACATGAGCAACTCCAGATCATCGCCTGTGTAGTAGACTCAACTGTGACTGGTACCTCAGCAAAGTGAAGTGACTGCATGTTTTGCAGGCTGCGTTCAAGGACAGCCAGCTGATTGGACATGTGGAGTATTTTGTTTCCTAGTTTCTTGTTTTCCATCTCGAGAAAATCCACCCTTGAGGTCAAAACAAACATCTCTTCTCAGTGAACACATATTAGCATTATAAGTATTAAGTGTTGACTGTGTTAGTTCAGTACCTGCATTTGGACAAAGTAGCTGTTAGATTGCTGTCTTTCTTGCTGTGCTCCTCTTCATTTAACTGTTGTAGTAGCCTTCTCCTCTCAACAAgcagtttgtcattttccacagttATACTTTGGGTGAGCTCCTTTTCCTGGGAAAGACAATTTTAAATTTATTCATCCAATTTTAGATAATCTAATGAATTTGAGAACTGTTTCTGGAGAGAGActatgctgtgtaaaacataaataaaacagaatgtgaagattTGATCAtcctttttaaaatatattcaatttaaaACAGTATAAACACgatgtatttaatgtttgaccttgtcagcttcatttcatttttgagttgggacaggagcaacgaAAGACTGTGAAAGGtgaggaatgctccaaaaacacctgtttggatcattccacaggtaaacaggtgataCATGATCACATGAATACAAATAACAATAAACTGAATTTTAAAGAAGTTACACCTCAAACATCCTGATTTCTTTTGTGTAAAGGGGAACAAAGCCACAGATTTACCTTTGCTAATGAATGTGAACACAAGGAAAGTTCCCGTTCCAGATTTTTTATCTTCTCATCACAACGTGCTGTTTCATCGTCAAATTTCTGTTTGGCTCGACACAGTTTTGCCTTGTGCTTTTCCTTCATCTCGTGGTATTTACTGTAAAATGGGCAAAAATAACATGATACTACTTCAGCAAAATGTTATGCacctttttttatcattatcattgaCAGATATGCAATGAAGGTACACTGTCATAAGTTTCAATGTCGTCTacaagatgaagaaaagttCACATATACAAATTTCGTTGGCCTCAATCACAGCTTCATactgtgctttgtgtgtctgtcaagttcacattttgttgtttttctcagctgACAGCGAAATAACGGGGCTGTTACCTCCGCTCTTTGTCGAGGCATTTGAGGGTTTCACAGATCTCTTTCTTGAGTGTTTCGCACTTGTCTTGGGTGGCCAGCAGACTGTTCACTGCTTCTTGATAATCGGGACACTCCTGCAGTccaaagcacaaacatcagcaggaaCAGGGATTGAATGATTCATACACTGCTGTTAAAACAACAATTTCTGCCCTTCTGCACAGAATGGACAGTATAACATGTAACCAGACACAGTCCTGATAAATTACCAAtcagtataaatatatatataaattacCTTACGCAGTGTGTCCTCCTcgttctgcagcagctgtagttGTGTCTGTACCTCTGCATCCTCAGTTGCAAAGGAGTCTTTCAGCTGACAGCGAGTGTTCCGTACATCTGCCTCTTTTTGCTTCCACggccttcaaacacacagaaaccttTATTTACCTACGTGATACTACAACACTGAGTggcatgcacatacagtagttGCAGGACAGTGTCTGCAGGTAGAATATCCTACTTTTGATGCTGGAGATTCTTTTCTTTGTTGCAGATGATAGCTATAAGTTTATCCAGATCTTTATGGGAATTATCAAGCTGCTTCTTAAGGGAATTTATCTGAAAGGATAAGAAAAACATCTTGTAATAAGGACATAGCACATTTctttgaaaaaataaactacagtagCTGTTAATGAGTTTGTCTTTAATGTAATTATGTGAAACATCTTAATAATCTTCTAATATACTGAATCACTCACCTCTGAGTCCTTCTCCAAAAGGCATCTCGACTGAGTGCCGAGTTTATTTTGTAAATCTCTGCAGATCTTTTTGCTCTCAATCAATTCAGTTGCCTGGGACTGGAAACATAGTAAGATCAACATTGACACTGTGCACAGAGCTATGCACATTAAGACTTACCAAACTGTGTTGAGCCTTTACTGTTTTATCGTGTCCTGCTCTGTTTGATTTGGTGATAGCAGTTgaagcagatttatttttctcatgtaATGGTCAAGGATTTATCCAGTGAGACTTACTTCAACTGACTCATTAGCCTGTTTGGCCTGAACCTGCAAGatcaggagctgctgctcagcctgctgctgttgctcctgCAGTGCTGATTCAAGCCGCAccacctccctctgcagagaTGCAACCTGagaaacaatacacacagatcaATGTATGCTCCAAACATCTGTCTCAGTACAGGGTGGTCCACATTCAcaatgcatttcattgtctgtttgacagccattcaaactaTCCATGATAACGTGCATTATTTTACTGTCTGTTCCTTTTTATATGTACTCACAGCTTCCTCCTTTTCCAAAAGGCATTTTATCTGAGTAGTGAGTTCCTTCTGTAGATGTCTGcaggtttctgctgtttgagactgaaaaagaaacaagaaggGTGTGTCATTTTGAAGCATTACAAGAACAAGAGAATTATACTGGCGATTTAGCAGAAAAACACTCTGTACTCCCAAATTAAAGTGGGATCTCTCCTTTaaaatgcatgcaaataagGGTGATAATGATAAAAATCTTACAGTTAGCCTGCTCAGAGTTATAGGACTGACTCTAGAATGGGCAGCCTTTCAGTGTGAGATGTAATGTTCAGGGATCTGTGTCATGGGACTCACTTTAGAGAACTCATTAGCTTGGTTGGCCTGAACCTTTAcagtgaggagctgctgctcctgcagggcTGACTCCAGCCgctccagcttctcctgcagAGATACAAcctgagacaaacacacatgctgtacagtACGACCCATTTTTATTCCTGATTATTCTGCTGATATTTTCTCtattaatcaatgaatcattttgCCAAACtagcagtccaaaaccccaaaacattaatttttttatgtgtttcagacttaaatgaacatttaattTTCAATAACTTTCCTCCTCAGAAGTGTGCACTGTGACACCACAGTTAGCTACCCTTGGCAGAGGTGTGTCATTTGTAAAGTGTTCTCATCTACTGATGGAGCAAACAGGAAAGCCATGTGGTCGACAGAAGTACCAGTTGGTTAGTACACATTGGTGTACTTCAGCTGCAGAATCCACAATGAACAGATGCTGTAGTCAATAAACACAAGTCTCAGCTAAAACAGAATTAATGCTCTGTAAACACTTTCACCCCATTGCTTTGTTATTTTGCACACAAAGCTGCATTATTGGCACAAGCCATGATGCCAGAATTTGATTCATAAACATTTTATTGTAGAAAAAGGCAGCAACATTCATTGGATTATGTTCAAGCTTATTGTAAATGTGCTTTACGCATGCAGATCAAACAGACTCCCGAAAGTACAATTCACCTCCACCATATATATGTGCCCACAGTCTGAAAAAAGGTAGAAGAGGGTTGAGCATGTGATGCCGACCAGTTGTATGAATGTGAGCTTATGAAACTCAAAAGCCTTTGCTGCAAAATAAATGTGGAAAATATAAATTCTTGAATGTGGTGTAGCATTTACTGATAAAATACCTTATCCCAGCAGGTATCTTACCgtctgctgcagagagctttTCTCAGCATCCAATGCGCGTACCCTGTTCCTCAAGGCTCGGATCTCAAGGTCCAGACGATCGTTCAGCTCTTTGGCCTTTCGCAGTTCCAccatttcttttcaaataaaGTGAGATAAAACACTCATCAGACTATAAATAATACATATTAGAGGATAACACTGTTAAATGTGAAATGCCGATTTTGAGTCTTCTAACATGATGGAT
This region includes:
- the LOC139327687 gene encoding alpha-1,3-galactosyltransferase 2-like → MDKCPVDSGAMLSVENSVDARLDLGSRADVQTCTPWKAPIVWDGMFDPDLYDQMHESEGSSVALTVFAVGRYLDAYLQAFLNSSERHFMLGLPVTYYVFTDEPEKIPEIQLAPQRSMKVVKVERHSRWQDISMMRMKTISEVIESDIRHSCTHVFCFDVDQVFAGRFGSEALGDSVALLHAHYYHLPKVMFTYDRNPNSKAYMKSGDFYYHAAVFGGSWKSVKALTEACYQSIMEDKHNNVEALWHDESHLNKYMWLHKPSRVLSPEYCWDTSIGNRSDIRVTRLLWAPKHYNTLRTG
- the LOC139329144 gene encoding LOW QUALITY PROTEIN: coiled-coil domain-containing protein 30 (The sequence of the model RefSeq protein was modified relative to this genomic sequence to represent the inferred CDS: substituted 2 bases at 2 genomic stop codons) — protein: MDQREEELEQIATWLSEEGLAPDSPQEAQLCWLWRALQRTRSCLSSVTWDLDTQRSEHSAEMAEVRKSLEQIRIFTEHKDVLAQEIQDENDQLKDQLQRLISLQDSQISEVAKMLYQQGLTELIHSSPSEQVAYLLVERASLLETSELPDNLKGDGNTASLLGTEAQVLSTSPHQFSHKGAPHHGQSPWKRLFGLHKERASQSKHTFIPGTLHGRGNSRYHTTDAFXCRTLLKAEARHLAGKASSVERECSRLERDLEEGSRRLAMAHNEIRRLTDELESAHLTQRAYEPELQAAQQEVEQLRQEVEKLKKYEMVELRKAKELNDRLDLEIRALRNRVRALDAEKSSLQQTVVSLQEKLERLESALQEQQLLTVKVQANQANEFSKSQSYNSEQANXTCRHLQKELTTQIKCLLEKEEAVASLQREVVRLESALQEQQQQAEQQLLILQVQAKQANESATELIESKKICRDLQNKLGTQSRCLLEKDSEINSLKKQLDNSHKDLDKLIAIICNKEKNLQHQKPWKQKEADVRNTRCQLKDSFATEDAEVQTQLQLLQNEEDTLRKECPDYQEAVNSLLATQDKCETLKKEICETLKCLDKERSKYHEMKEKHKAKLCRAKQKFDDETARCDEKIKNLERELSLCSHSLAKEKELTQSITVENDKLLVERRRLLQQLNEEEHSKKDSNLTATLSKCRVDFLEMENKKLGNKILHMSNQLAVLERSLQNMQSLHFAEELKKISHPAQVFTSLPAPTSSVMMPEPSEIQGVLDNTQHKQTDVTSSPHCLISGPLSRSAEMGYLNLTSAQSRSADPATLSSDSTCC